A window of the Gossypium hirsutum isolate 1008001.06 chromosome A03, Gossypium_hirsutum_v2.1, whole genome shotgun sequence genome harbors these coding sequences:
- the LOC121220826 gene encoding protein TIFY 9: MSRASVELDFFGMEKQNFCKSRFQKSLDRRLSFRGLQGALSKVNPELIKTVIASSLKNPQGQDNVYQMDSNKSFSVPSSPKETQSLFPALPLLNPAARATSENGPEIAPLTIFYNGTVSVFNVPRDKAESILKLAVEVEGNSKNVEPIDSKVASPPSDRQQLLETLNGDLPIARRKSLQRFLEKRKERMTCASPYAC, from the exons ATGTCGAGAGCTAGCGTCGAGCTTGATTTCTTTGGAATGGAGAAACAGAACTTCTGCAAATCTCGGTTTCAGAAATCTCTCGATCGCCGTCTAAGCTTTCGAG GTCTTCAAGGCGCCCTTTCGAAGGTGAATCCTGAGCTTATTAAAACCGTGATTGCCTCTAGTTTGAAGAACCCGCAGGGTCAGGATAATGTGTATCAGATGGACTCCAACAAGTCTTTTTCGGTCCCTTCCAGTCCTAAAGAAACTCAGAGTCTGTTTCCAGCTTTACCTCTTCTTAACCCTGCTGCCAG GGCTACATCCGAGAATGGTCCTGAAATAGCTCCCTTAACCATTTTCTACAACGGAACGGTTTCCGTTTTTAATGTACCTCGAGATAAG GCGGAGAGCATCTTAAAACTCGCGGTTGAAGTTGAAGGAAACTCAAAAAATGTTGAACCAATAGACTCAAAAGTGGCAAGTCCTCCTAGCGATCGACAACAGCTTCTTGAAACTCTCAATGGAG ATTTGCCAATCGCCCGGAGAAAGTCTTTGCAGAGATTTCTGGAAAAGCGCAAAGAgag GATGACTTGTGCATCTCCATATGCTTGCTAG